DNA from Desulfarculus baarsii DSM 2075:
CGCCGTCCCTCACAAGGGGCGCGGGTTTTCATTTTCAGCTACGGGAAAGGAGACGGCCATGGCGGCTGAGCTTATCAAGGGTTTGCCTATCGCCAAGGAAATTCGCGTGGAGATCGCCAAGGACGTGGAAGCCTTGAAGGCCAAGGGCGTCGAGCCCACGTTGGCGGTCTTGCTGGTGGGTGACGACGAGGCCAGCGTGGTCTACGCCCAGTCCAAGGTCAAGGTTGGCGACGGCCTTGGCGTCAAGGTCGACCTGAAAGTCATGGCCGCCGACGCCAGCCAGGAGGCCGTGCTCGGGCAGATCAAGGCCTGGAACGCCGATCCCAAGGTCCACGGCATTTTGGTCGAGCTGCCTCTGCCCAAGCACCTGGGCAAGGAGGCCATCATGGAGGCCATCGACCCCAAAAAAGACGTCGATGGCGTGCATCCGGTCAACCGTGGCTACCTGCTGGGCGGCCAGGAGCATCTGGCCCTGGTGCCGGCCACGCCGCTTTCCTGCGTGGCCCTGATGGAGCGCGCCGGCATCGACCTGACCGGCAAGCGCGTGACCCTGGTCGGCCGTGGCGACACCGTGGGCCGGCCCCTGGCCAGCCTTTTGATCAAGCGCAACGCCACCATCACCGTCTGCCACACCCGCACCAAGGACTTGGCCGCCGAGTGCCAGCGCGGTGAGATCGTCGTGGCCGCCGCCGGCTTCGCCGGCCTGGTCAAGAAAGACATGATCAGCCCCGGCGCCACCGTCATCGACGCCGGCATCAACGCCACGCCCGACGGCAAGGGCATCTGCGGCGACGCCGCCCCCGACGTCGAGGAAGTGGCCGCCAAGATGACCCCCGTGCCCGGCGGCGTGGGCTCGCTGACCACCACCATCATCATGCAGAACACCATCAAGGCCATCGGCTTGCAGGGCCTGGGCAAATAGCGCCGCGGCGCGCGCCTTTCGCGGAGGAAAGACATGGTCAAAAACGTCTACGAAATGGTCTTCAACGACTTCATCGCCGACGCCGCCAGCTCCAGCCACATGCCCGGCGGCGGCAACGTCTCGGCGGCGGTGGGCACCCTGGCCTGCTCGATGGTCTGCATGGTGGGCAACCTCACCGTGGGCAAAAAGGCCTACGCCGAATTCGACGCCCAGGCCCAGGAAGTGGTGAGCGCCTGCGAGGCCATCATCGCCAAGCTCAAAGACCTCACCCTCAAGGACATGGAGGCCTTTGACCAATACATGGGCGTGTTCAAAATGCCCAAGGAAACCGACGCCGAGAAAAAAGCCCGCGCCGAGGCCTTGCAGGCCGCGGCCAAAAAGGCCACCGACGTGCCCATGGAGATCTGCCGCACCTGCCTGGAGATCGTCAAACAGGCCGACAAGCTCTCGCACTTCGGCAACAAGATGGCCATCAGCGACGTGGGCGTGGGGGCCATGACCGCCGTGGCCGCCCTCAAGAGCTGCATGCTCAGTGTCGATATCAACCTGCCCAGTATCAAGGACCAGGACTACGTGGCCCAGGCCAAGGCCGAGCGCGCCCGGCTGTTTGTCGAGGCCGAGGAGCTTTGCACCCTGGCCATGGCTCGGGTCAAGGAAAAGATGGGCTAAGCGCCCGCTTGGCTTATGATCGGCGGGAGCGTCGGCCCGATGCGGCCGGGCTCCCGCCTTGTTTTGGAGCAGGGCGTTGCTGGAGGTTTGCGAGATATTTCAGAGCATCCAGGGCGAGGGCGTCGACGCCGGCCTGCCCTGCGCCTTCGTGCGTCTGGCCGGCTGCCCGCTACGCTGCGCCTGGTGCGACACGGCTTATGCCTGGCAAGGCGGGGCGGCCATGAGCCTGCCAGAGGTCTTGGCCCGGGCGCTGGCCTTTGAACTGGAGCTGGTGGAGCTGACCGGCGGCGAGCCCCTGGCCCAGGCCGAGACCCCGGCCCTGCTTGGCGCGCTGTGCGACGCCGGCCGCCGGGTGCTGGTGGAGACCAGCGGCGCGCTGGATATCGCCGTGGTCGACGAGCGCGTTCATCTGATCATGGACGTCAAGTGCCCCGGCTCGGGCATGAGCGAACGCATGCGCTGGCGAAACCTGGATATCCTGCCGCCAGGGGCCCAGGTCAAGTTCGTCTTGGCCGACCGGGCCGATTATGAATTCGCCCGCCGGGTGATCGACGCCCACGGGCTGGGCCATCGGGCGCGGCCGTTGTTGTCGGTGGTCCACGGCCGTCTGGCCCCGGCCAAGGTCGTGGAGTGGATGCTGGCCGATCGTCTGCCGGCCCGCTTCCAACTCCAACTGCACAAATTTATCTGGCCGCCCGAGGCGCGGGGCGTCTAGCGGGCGGCCGGGCGCTATTCGCCGGGCGGCGGGGCGGTGGCGCTGAGCCTGGCCATCTGGTTGATCAGCTCGGCCAATCGCCGGGCGTCATCGGCGCGGTCGAAGTAGCCCAGTTGGATCCAGAAGCCCGGCAAAAAGCCCGAGACCCGCACCCACCAGCCGTTATCCTCCATGGGTATGGCCGATGAGACGTCTTTCCAGGCAATGCGCGCGTTTTTGAAGCCGTCGGTGGCTTTTTTGGCCTTGGAGCGGCCGAGGATGGCCCCTTTTTGTTGCAGGCCGTAGTCGTCGACGCCCACGTTGGCGCTGTTGCTGGCCTGGTCGAGGATGGTGCGGATCTGGGTGATGATTTGCCGTTGTTGGGGCGTCAGCGCCGCCGCCGGCGCGGCCGCCAGTCCCGCCAGCGTCACGATCAGGGCCGCCGCCAGGGCCACGGCCCGCCAGGGTCGCCTAGTCCTTTGGCGTTTCGTCTTGTGTTTGTTCGTCATCGAAAATCTTCCGCAGCTCGGTTTGAGTTTGTTCCAGTTGCAGGGCCACGGCCAGGTCCACCAGCAGTTCGCCGACCTCGTCGACGCCCTCGACCTGGGCCACGATGCCCGCGCCCAGGGTCACCAGGGCCTGACCCAGTAAGGCCAGAGCCTCCTCGCCGCCGGCGGCCTCCAACTCGCCGGCCATCTGGGCCACGGCCCGGCTGACGGCCTCGCGCAGGTCGCGACCGTCGTCCTTGACCTTACGCCCCACAAAATCAACATGGATCACACGGTGTTGCCCGTCAATAATCATTTTTCGCCCTTGCGTTGAATCAGCCAATCTTGCATCTGGCGGATGTTTTTGGCCATGGGCCAGCGGCCGCTTTCGAATACGCCCAGGTCCGGGCCCATCATCGCCGCGGCGAACCGCGCGCCGTTGGCGTGCATGAGCCACTGCTCGACCCACAGGCGCTCGATGTATTCGTCAAAGGGGCTGCCGCCCTGGGCCGGCCCCTGGGCCAGGCCGTCCTGCCAGGCCCGGCGGACGAGCTTGCTTGCGGCCAGGACCATGGCGTCGGCGCTCTGACTGACGGCGTCGATGCGCGCCAACTGGCCGTCGACCCACTGCTGGCCGTGGCAGGCCAGACAGACGCGGCGCATGGTCTGTCGGCGCTTGTCCTGCTCGGCCTGGTCGATCAAAAACGCCGTGGCCGGCCGGCCGTCCAGGGTGGTGGCCAGGGGCTGGCCGTCGGCGTTGCGGATCAGGCTGGTCTGGGGGCTCTTGGGATGGGGATGGGACTGGATCAGCCCCAGCAGGCGCAACCAGATGCGCTCGTTCATGGCGTGGGAGCGCTGGGCGATGACGTTGCCCTCGCCGTCGGCCAACAAGCTGACATGGCAGACCGCGCAGGTGGGCGCGCTGAAATCCTTGCCCGGCTCCCACGGCGTTTTGTTCATGTCCCAGTCTTTGTGCTGGGCGAAAAACAGCGCGCCGTGGCGGCTGACTTCATAGACCTTGAAGGCCGGCACGTCGGGGCCCTTGTGACACTCGGCGCAGGAATAAGCCGAACGGGCCACGGCCATCGAAAAACGATGCCGGCTGTGGCAGGCCGCGCATGAACCCTTGACGCCATCGGGGTTGAGGCGGCCCACGCCATGGTTGGGCCAGCCGTCGAGCTTGGCGAAGGTCATCTCGCCAAAGTCGGTCTGGCGGGTGATCTGGCCCACGACGCGCACCGCCGAGCCGTGGCAATAGATGCACGATTCGGCCTCGTCGTTGGGCTCGGCCGGCGTGACCGCGATGGCCGCGCCGTCGACTTGCTGGACGCCGTTGACTTGGGCGGCCAGGTCCATGTAAAGGGGATTGTCGACCAGATTGCCCCTGGCGTGGGCCATCAGGTTTTGCTGGAACTGTCGGCTCTCCACCGGGTGGCAGCGGGCGCAGTCGGCCGGCGAGACCACGGCGTGGACCTGAAAGCCCTGGTGTTCGAAGCTGTCGGGGTGGCTGTCGGCGTTGGCCGTGTGGCATTCGGCGCAGCCGACGCTAGTGGCCAAGGCCTCGGGCGGCGGGGCGCTGGCGCTGAGTTTGGCCGCCAGGCCGCCGAGCTTCATGGCCTGGGCCGGGGTGGTCTGGGCGTGGCGGCTGGCCTGCCAGGCGGCGACAATGCCCGGTGTGGCCTGGGCGTGGCAATCCAGACAGGCCTGGCTGTCGTCGCTGAGCGGCGCGGCCAGGGCCGCCGCGCCCGGCAAGAGGGCCAACAACAAAAAAATCGCGGCGATTTTGCGGGTCATGGTCGCGCAATCCAAAAATATCGCCGCCCGCCGGCGCGGACGGGTTTGGGGCCGCTGGCCGGAGCCTAGATCGTCAGGTCCGGCGGCATGACGAACGTCCGCGCGGCCATGTCTTTGTCGAGCATGAACAGGCCACCATGGGTCTGCGCCACCAGCTTGAGCTTGCCGATGACCTCGGCGGCGCTGGCCTCTTCCTCGACCTGCTCGGCGATGAACCATTGCAGCATGTTGACGCTGGCGTGGTCACGGGCCTCCAGGGCCAGGTCCATCAGGCCGTTGATCAGGGCGGTGACTTTGGCCTCGTGGGCGGCCACTTCCTCGAAGCAGGCCAGGGGCGAGGCCCATTGCCCCGGCGGGGCCTGGATGGCCTCCAAGGCTGTCTGGCCGCCGCGCCCGCCCAGGTAGGCGTAAAAGCGCATGGCGTGGGTCATCTCTTCCTGGGCCTGCACACGCATCCAGTGGGCGAAGCCGGGCAACTGGAGTCCGTCGAGCCAGGCGGACATGGCCAGATAAAGATAAGAAGAATAAAGCTCGGCGTTGATCTGTTTGTTGATGGCCGCTTCCATGGCTTTGCCGATCATGGTCTTGCTCCTTTGGCGGGCGGCCGGGGCAGGGGCCGGGCGCGCGTTTTTGACCTGGCGCGGGGCTGGCGGGAAACCATGGGCCAAATTATAGCACAGCCGCTGCGGCGGCGTGGCAAGGGCGCCCGCGATCGTCGATCGCGGCGGCTCTCGCGGCCGGTTGAAATTGACAAGCCCGCTTGCTGGCCCTAATATTATATTAAGATAGCTACGAAATATACTCGTCAAGGCGAGCCCTCGCCCCAGGGTCAGCCCGAAAGTGCATTACGTATTAGGGTGATGCCCGCTCGTCGGGCAAAAATCAGCCACTTAAGCTTTGGATGCAACAAATGGGCAGGCAAACACCTGGGAGGGGCAGTGGCGTGGCGTCCGTGCTCGCCGGCGTGACGCTGATGCTGTTGGCGACGCTGTTTTTGGCCAGCCAACCGGCCATGGCCGATGACGCGGGCAAAAAAAAGGCCAGCGAAGGCGTCTACAAATCGATGGGGCCGCAGAAAGCCACCAGCGCCTATGGCGAAAGCGTGGTTTCGCGGTGGTGGGGCGGAGCGGGCACGGCGCAAAACAAGCAGCTCGACGACTCGTACATGGCCTACTCCCTGCCGTTCAACTTTCCGTTTTTCGGCCAGAGTTTCAGGACAATCTACATCAGCACCAACGGCTGGATCACCTTCGACGCCGCCTCCAGCTCTTTTAGCAACAGCGACACCACGCTGATCTCCACCAAGTGCATCGCGCCGCTGTGGGACGACATCGACCTGCGTAACGGCTCGGGCGTCACCGGCAGCGACATCTACATCCTGCGCAACGCCAGCAACGTGCTCATCCGCTGGAAGGGCAAGCGCTATCCATATTACAACACCAGCACTTCCGTGGTGAATGTCGAGTGCGTGCTCTACAGCAACGGCCAGATCCGCTTCAACTACGGCGTGGGCAACAACCCCGTCGACGCCACGGTGGGCATCTCCAAGGGCGACGGCAGCAACTATATCTTGGGCTATCACAACGGCCGAGCCAACTGCAACCAGGTGGCCTCGCTGCTCTACACGCCAGCCAGCACCAACGTGACCGTCAACGGCTACGTGCGCACGTCCGGCGGCGCGGGCATCAACGGCGCGTGGCTGACCTACACCAACCAGACCGGTTCGGGCTCCAACGCCAGCGGCTACTACGCCCGGTCGCTGCCGCGCGGCTGGAGCGGCTACGTCACGCCCATCAAGTCGGGCTACGCCTTCGTGCCCAACAGGCGGCAATACACCAACCTGAGCGCCAACGCCTCCGGCAACTTCACCGGCTACACCAGCGCCCAACTGCTGACCATGGGCGGCCGGGTCACCGTGGGCGGCAGCGCCTTGTCCGGCGTGACCGTCACCTTGACCGGCTCCAGCGGCTACGCCAACTACACGCTGACCACCAACGCCAACGGCTATTGGTGGGCCAAGGTGCCGCCCCGCTGGACCGGCACGGTCACGCCGTCGCGTTCGGGCTATACTTTCACGCCGACCAGCCGCTCGGCGCCCGGCTATACGGTCAACTGGACAACTTGCAACTTCACGGCCGTCGTGGCTCAGAACAAGCTGATCTGGGGCTCGATCAAAACCAAGGCCGGCGTGGCCATGTCGGGAGTGACGGTGACGCTCACCGGCGCTTCCGGCAAGCCCAGCTACACCGTCACCACCAACGCCAGCGGCGTCTATTCCCGATACGTGCCCTACGGCTGGTCGGGCACACTGCGCGCCAGCCGCAGCGGCTACAGTTTATATCCGGCCACGCGCACCATCAGCAACATCACGGCCAACCTCGGCAACCAGAACTTCATGGGCTACACCACCGCCGACACCATCACCATCGGCGGCCGGGTGCTCTACAACAGCGCCGGCCTAAGCGGCGTCACCGTCAGCCTGACCGGCTCCGGCGGCAGCGTCAACCGCACCGCCACCACCAACGCCAGCGGCTATTGGACCACCACCACGCCCCTGGGCTGGGCCGGTTCGGTTGTCGCCTCGCGTAGCGGCTATACGTTCTCACCCACCAGCCAGACGCTTGGCGCCCGCTACTACAACCACACCTGCGCCAACTTCGTGGGCAGCGTGGTGACCACGCGCACCGAGCCGTTGCTGGTGATCATGGTCGATTTCACCAACTTCGCCCACACCGGCACCGAGGCCGAATGGGCCAACCGCATCTTCGGCACGTCGGGCCTGACGTTGCGCACTTTCTACATGGAGGCCTCGCGCAACACTTTCTACTTCCGGCCAGCCAACGAAAGCAGCGGCACGGCCAACAACGGCATCGTGCGCGTGCGCCTCAACAGGGTCCACCCCAACCCCGAGGCCAACCAGTCCACGGCCGACCAGAGGTATCAAGAGCTGATGCGCGACGCCATCCTGGCGGCCAACCCCTATGTCAATTTCGCCGCCTACGACACCAATGGCGATGGCTGGTTGACCAACCGCGAGCTGCACCTGGCCTTCTACATCGCCGGTTACGAGGCGTCATACGACAGCAGCACGCCATCGGTCTGGGCCCATCGCTGGAGCCTGCATAGCTACTACCTGAACGCGACCCTGCCCAGGCCCGACAACGTCTACGTTGGTTGCCACAACGATACGGCCTCGCGCAACGGCGGCTACACCATGCAGGGCCAGCGGCACGGCAGCCGTCAGGCCGCCTTTGGCACCCTGGCCCACGAGTTGGGCCACGACCTGGGCCTGCCCGACCTCTACGACGTCAGCAGCAACGTCGCCGAGGGCGTGGGCGCCCACTGCCTGATGAGCAGCGGCAGTTGGGGCGCGGGCAGCGGCGAAAACCCCGGCGTCAGGCCCGTTCACCCCAGCGCCTGGTGCAAGATCGAGTTGGGCTTCGTCACGCCCGTCACCGTGGCCCAGGCGGCAACCTGGTCCGGCAACCTGCTGTCCACCAACTACACCACCTACGC
Protein-coding regions in this window:
- a CDS encoding bifunctional 5,10-methylenetetrahydrofolate dehydrogenase/5,10-methenyltetrahydrofolate cyclohydrolase, coding for MAAELIKGLPIAKEIRVEIAKDVEALKAKGVEPTLAVLLVGDDEASVVYAQSKVKVGDGLGVKVDLKVMAADASQEAVLGQIKAWNADPKVHGILVELPLPKHLGKEAIMEAIDPKKDVDGVHPVNRGYLLGGQEHLALVPATPLSCVALMERAGIDLTGKRVTLVGRGDTVGRPLASLLIKRNATITVCHTRTKDLAAECQRGEIVVAAAGFAGLVKKDMISPGATVIDAGINATPDGKGICGDAAPDVEEVAAKMTPVPGGVGSLTTTIIMQNTIKAIGLQGLGK
- a CDS encoding cyclodeaminase/cyclohydrolase family protein — encoded protein: MVKNVYEMVFNDFIADAASSSHMPGGGNVSAAVGTLACSMVCMVGNLTVGKKAYAEFDAQAQEVVSACEAIIAKLKDLTLKDMEAFDQYMGVFKMPKETDAEKKARAEALQAAAKKATDVPMEICRTCLEIVKQADKLSHFGNKMAISDVGVGAMTAVAALKSCMLSVDINLPSIKDQDYVAQAKAERARLFVEAEELCTLAMARVKEKMG
- a CDS encoding radical SAM protein, whose protein sequence is MLEVCEIFQSIQGEGVDAGLPCAFVRLAGCPLRCAWCDTAYAWQGGAAMSLPEVLARALAFELELVELTGGEPLAQAETPALLGALCDAGRRVLVETSGALDIAVVDERVHLIMDVKCPGSGMSERMRWRNLDILPPGAQVKFVLADRADYEFARRVIDAHGLGHRARPLLSVVHGRLAPAKVVEWMLADRLPARFQLQLHKFIWPPEARGV
- a CDS encoding multiheme c-type cytochrome → MTRKIAAIFLLLALLPGAAALAAPLSDDSQACLDCHAQATPGIVAAWQASRHAQTTPAQAMKLGGLAAKLSASAPPPEALATSVGCAECHTANADSHPDSFEHQGFQVHAVVSPADCARCHPVESRQFQQNLMAHARGNLVDNPLYMDLAAQVNGVQQVDGAAIAVTPAEPNDEAESCIYCHGSAVRVVGQITRQTDFGEMTFAKLDGWPNHGVGRLNPDGVKGSCAACHSRHRFSMAVARSAYSCAECHKGPDVPAFKVYEVSRHGALFFAQHKDWDMNKTPWEPGKDFSAPTCAVCHVSLLADGEGNVIAQRSHAMNERIWLRLLGLIQSHPHPKSPQTSLIRNADGQPLATTLDGRPATAFLIDQAEQDKRRQTMRRVCLACHGQQWVDGQLARIDAVSQSADAMVLAASKLVRRAWQDGLAQGPAQGGSPFDEYIERLWVEQWLMHANGARFAAAMMGPDLGVFESGRWPMAKNIRQMQDWLIQRKGEK
- a CDS encoding ferritin, whose protein sequence is MIGKAMEAAINKQINAELYSSYLYLAMSAWLDGLQLPGFAHWMRVQAQEEMTHAMRFYAYLGGRGGQTALEAIQAPPGQWASPLACFEEVAAHEAKVTALINGLMDLALEARDHASVNMLQWFIAEQVEEEASAAEVIGKLKLVAQTHGGLFMLDKDMAARTFVMPPDLTI
- a CDS encoding M6 family metalloprotease domain-containing protein — its product is MASVLAGVTLMLLATLFLASQPAMADDAGKKKASEGVYKSMGPQKATSAYGESVVSRWWGGAGTAQNKQLDDSYMAYSLPFNFPFFGQSFRTIYISTNGWITFDAASSSFSNSDTTLISTKCIAPLWDDIDLRNGSGVTGSDIYILRNASNVLIRWKGKRYPYYNTSTSVVNVECVLYSNGQIRFNYGVGNNPVDATVGISKGDGSNYILGYHNGRANCNQVASLLYTPASTNVTVNGYVRTSGGAGINGAWLTYTNQTGSGSNASGYYARSLPRGWSGYVTPIKSGYAFVPNRRQYTNLSANASGNFTGYTSAQLLTMGGRVTVGGSALSGVTVTLTGSSGYANYTLTTNANGYWWAKVPPRWTGTVTPSRSGYTFTPTSRSAPGYTVNWTTCNFTAVVAQNKLIWGSIKTKAGVAMSGVTVTLTGASGKPSYTVTTNASGVYSRYVPYGWSGTLRASRSGYSLYPATRTISNITANLGNQNFMGYTTADTITIGGRVLYNSAGLSGVTVSLTGSGGSVNRTATTNASGYWTTTTPLGWAGSVVASRSGYTFSPTSQTLGARYYNHTCANFVGSVVTTRTEPLLVIMVDFTNFAHTGTEAEWANRIFGTSGLTLRTFYMEASRNTFYFRPANESSGTANNGIVRVRLNRVHPNPEANQSTADQRYQELMRDAILAANPYVNFAAYDTNGDGWLTNRELHLAFYIAGYEASYDSSTPSVWAHRWSLHSYYLNATLPRPDNVYVGCHNDTASRNGGYTMQGQRHGSRQAAFGTLAHELGHDLGLPDLYDVSSNVAEGVGAHCLMSSGSWGAGSGENPGVRPVHPSAWCKIELGFVTPVTVAQAATWSGNLLSTNYTTYAPLKITTSNAQQYFLVEFRKPVGFDAGLQRLFGSGTTGGLAIWHIDTSRRTSNNQDNANWRRKLVDLEVPGYSSVSGDPLDLGYTRGSLSHYWRTGTSYYRFHGSSTPNTTLYEGTATGISVTATANGTGNYIGVTKP